The Macadamia integrifolia cultivar HAES 741 chromosome 4, SCU_Mint_v3, whole genome shotgun sequence genome contains the following window.
ttattggaaggGTACGAACTAAACAATTTGTCTCACTTGCTCATTAGTCACTGAGAGCTTATAAATATATCTTCGCGGGGAGGGGGTAAGCACTTCTCTAATTCCCTGCTGGCCTGATCCGAGATTAGGGATTACTCCGTTCTTTTTTGGTGGGTAAGGAATAAGAACACAAGGGTTTCAAATCCTAAGTATGAAGAGAAATATCTCGCACTCCCCAGTTGATCGAAAATATCTGCAATAGGGGGAATGGGGTACTTGTTCTTCACCGTCACTCAGTTAAGTGCCCAGGAGTCAATACACAGCCGAAGGCTTCCGTCGTCTTTCTTTTGAAACAATACAGGCGCAGCAAACGGAGCTTTAGtaataatattatattttataattaatttaaatgacaaataaaataaaatttaataaccaaatataaaataatttagaattaatgatataatcatatggagtaatgattacaaaattttacttttaaatttaaaatttttatttcttccctttaattcGCCTTCAACCTCAAATTTTTACAATTTGATTAGAGGACTAAATTTCCATTAAAATTTAGGGCTGAGGTTTTCTGCACCCATGGTAGATCCCCACATCCCCTCTCATCATCAGGACCACCAGATTGCATTCGTGAGGGTAGCTTCAACTTTGTTAATAAGGGTAAAGATTGAAATAATGACCTAAAAATCCAATCACAGAGTAACATCAGCTTGGAAAACTTTCATCTACAATTTATCTTAATTTTATCAATCTCTACACCTCAGATGTGCATTCCACCAGTATATCAtgtagattattattattattattatttttggtacaagataatttaaATTTATGAACTCAAGAAAATACTAATATTTCCCAAATGAAAGTTCAGCAGTTTCAAGAGATACTGATGCTAATGAAAGTGAGAGGGGTATTGGTTCCAATCTAACCTCGAAAAGCAGCCTCTGATTTCTGAAATTAAAGGAAACCCAGGAAATATCAGTTTTTCAGTATCTACTCAAATTTACCAGAGCAGTGCCAGAGAGGCCACTCTTCTTTTAttgaaatttattttgaatCCAAGACCGCCCTTCATTCTTAGATCACCTTTGGACCACCCAGCAATTCATCTCTGTGAGAAGTAGAAATCCCTAAGAGTTCTCCTGGGGCTGCCCTTACAGTTACACCATACAAAGGCAGATCAAGGGATCACAACTGATGGAAGTGGTCACATTAGCATTTCTCTGTCTACAAGACTCCATCTCAGCTTCTGCCCACTGACCTGCTACAATGAGTCATGTTGCTTACTTCTCTTCATAATTATTTGAAGGAAAGCAATTAAGGAATCTCTTTCCATATCAAATTGAAACAGAGGTACAAATATGAAAAATTGGTGTTAGTAGCCTTTACTTCTTGTTAGGTGGAGGATGGGGtctcccaatgttgaggcaggGGACCAACATCATATATGATTTCTCTATGGCAAGACCAGACGAGCCTTATTGCTTCTGGGGTCCCAATTCCCGCACCACGGGGGTCTCCAGCTGGTCCAAACCTGTTGCACACTCATCAATTTGATGtcatatggcttcaacttttaaCACACCCCCGGAAATCATCAGCACCAAAATTTTCTTACCAATGATTCTGCGGAGCTCCTGTAGTTCGTGCCCGAAGTCCAGCATATGTAGTCCCATTCACAGAATTCCCAATTACTTCCTACAAAtacaccaaaaaggaaaaaattacatCCTGCAAAAGGAGTTTTCATAATTTTGCTAATGTTTTGACTAGTGGAAGAGGTCCCTCTTCTATTACTGTATCATACAAATGGATTTCAAGCTTTTTGTTAGGATCCATGCATTGAAGTTCATAAAACATGTTGCCAATTGCCACTTTGCTTTTCGAACTTCAAAAATGATACCAGGTATAGTTTATTTCTTGCAATTATTTTTGTTCCACTCTTCAAAAATGTTTGAAGAGAGGTAATGAAAGTTCTACACATATTTTGACAATTTATTACACCATGTGGTAAACTATCCTCTCATTCCTTTAACTGATGAATATGCCACTCCATCAACAAAACTTGTATGGTTAATAAACCCAAGAGCCATGGCAATGGATGCGAAGTCAAGGTGAACGTTTGCATCTACAAACTCTCTCATGACATATCATCCAAAAGCTATTTCACCAAAATAAGAGACTTGTTTAGATCAGATTTCTTGGAATAGCTTTCAGTTTTTCAGTGTAGTGATAAGTTGGTCTCAGTTGAAGTTGCTGTCAGGGTATGTCTTAGATTGTGGTAAATGACACAGGAATTTGAGGAAATCATGGATAGAATGTACTCCAGTTCTAATTTAGAGTAAAATCCACACGCATTTATCATAACCATGTTCAGAGACCAGAAAAAAGGATCATGATTATGGACTCTTGCCTGCAGAAACAAGGGATCATTTGAAACCACTGCAGCTGTTAAATGTGCATGCATCCTCTCTAGAGCAGCCAACACCATTGGTAGCTCATTCTGTTTATACTCTGTAATAATCTGCAACCACGCACAAAACCATCAGTAGCAGATTTTTTGTTCCCAGCCATGAAAAAACTGATGCGAAAGAGGTACAATTAGAGCTGAAAGCTTTCACTTTCAATAATTTgccattattttaattttaatcacCTTTTTCCACCTCCTTTTTTCCTCAAACAGAACTATACACTTAAATAGTCCATTATGATTAAAAGCTACACTTAAAATGTTTCTTTCCTCTCAAATGTTTTACAACTCTTGGAATGTCAACTTCatgaatcaagaaaaaaaatatatattttttttatttcaacacaACGGATGAGGACTAGATTCTGTGTCAACTGATAATCATggactttttccctttttgtaagGGAATATTATTGACTTTAGAATCAAACACAACCCAACAACCCAGTATCAGATACGACCCAATTTTAGATTTATCATTATGCTAAGTGGGTCTTGTTCTTGCCAGTAGATCCTTCACTTCATTGGGTGTATCCTCTAATGTCCACAATTGGATAATATGTGAGATATGGTTCTACTTCTTTACCTGGAATGGGCCAAAGATTTCTGTTGTGATGAGCTCATAGTTCTTGTCCTTCAGTATTTCTTCAAGAGGAATATAAACAGCAGTTGGTTTTATAGCACCATATATATTTGGAATAGAATGATTTTCTAAAGCTTCACCACCAAAGAGTTTCTTTGATCCTGGTATCTGAAGAAGTTTATTCAAGTGCTCTAGCATTGCTTCAGTCGTGAACTgccaaaatagaaaaacaataaTTGAATAAACATCAAAACTGAATTAATATTTAGGATAATCAGACAAAATTTTTACTGGAGTATGTataaaagagatgagagatgtatGCCAAGGGGACTAAAATATCTTATACagaattactaaaaaaaaaaaagaattccatAATATCATGTTTTTTGCATCTGAAGATGTAAatgtaaaaaatgtttgatacaATCAGTTTCGTACCCCCATGTTTTTCTTTCCCTACCAATGTATATGTATTTTAATATACAGATTATAATAGACTGAACATTTACCACCAACGAACTAAAAGCTGAAACTATCTGCCCTGGAGATATGTTTTGTTGAATTACAGCAGAATGAGAATGCAGGACCATAAAAAAAGTAACTTGCTTACAGTAAGAACAGGGCCAATGGTTAAATCCTCAAGCTTTCTTCTCTCAGCGAGATCTTTCATCTTGGAAAGGAGAGAACTTTTACCCCAGTTCTGCACAAGGATATAGAAAGTATCAGCATCACAAAATAAATAAGGCACAAGaagaattcaaaatttaaatcccTCATAAAATATGAATGCAGAATAGTATGTCCCTATGAAATAATAGCAATGGAGAAAAGCAGGCAAAAAATTTTgtgaaaacaaaaatcaaattttgttaTGCCAATCCATGATTTGTGAAGACAAGTTCTGGCTTACCATGGAACAGGTTCtacttattttttaaatcagaaacaagaagaaagagaatgtaGTAAAATAAAGGACAATATATGGGGAGAAAGTAGAAACACAGGAGCAGGCCCAACAGCCTGTGCATGCGCTGGAGGCTGACCTGCCCTCAATTTTCCCACCCACGAAGCTCTAGAACCTTCCTCCATCACACTCAACTTAGACCGATTAAACGTTGCCCCCTTCACCTACACTCATTAGGCCCCAATAAAATAAACTAGGGGAAATATTTTATTCCCGTTACTTATAGTGGGATCCTTTTCTGATgaaaaaaatcttaatcaaaAACATTTCTACATTCCTTTTTACTTTTTCACTTCCGCCCATTTATCTTTGTTAAACAATATAGCATAGGGGAGTTTATGTTAAGTCTTTATTATTAAATGGGATTAGTTGTAATTACTTTAGATTGTCCTTATTTGTAATTTGAGGGTATTTCCTACCGTGACTCTAGGATTCTCTAGGACAGGTTTTCCAGATTCTATATTGTTACAATCTGGAAACAAATGGACCCCAAAGAGAAATCAACGACAAAACCAAGAGAATAGGAAAATATTGTTCACCCTGCCTGTTCTATACACCTAGGGTATGCATGAGGAGTAAtagtatcaatccaaaaaacaTATTAGGTGACTACAAAGAAAACTGCTAACTCTTTCGTATATATGGCACAACCCAATCCTTGTTTCAAGCTTCTAatccttacattttttttttttatctaaataaCAAGAAATTAACTCTTGACAGTAATATATATTGTATATGTAAATTTACGAAAACACAGAACAATCTAGATAGAAACTTAAATTGAAATAAGGAGCAACTAACCTCGTGCATGAACAGAATTGATTCTGCTGAGCACTTTTGACCACTGCATGCATATGCATCCTGATCACAGACCCAGGCAACATAATCAACCTGCACTTCAGAAACCAATCTGTTAAGTCAACATTTGCTCTAAAACGAGTATCTGATGTTTATTTTGTGATACAAGATAGATATTATTTGAGAGACCTCTTGCACATCAGGACCTAGAACCTTCCAGTCAAAACCTGCATCTTCCAATTTAATTCGCCCCTTAAGGTCCGCAGCCAACTTATCTGCTACTCGAGAGCTTCCAGTAAAAAGAGTCATTCTTGGTTCTGCCTGTTATAATGaattaagaagagaaaaagagaggggttttaaaaaaataattaaaaagaaaccGTCATATGACACCATCAATTTGATTAAATACTGAAGATTAATGCATAGAGAAGTCATATTATTCTTCAGAAAAGAGTCAACCACTAATAACAGCTTGTTCATTGTCTTCCCATCAGAGTTGATGAAGTCAACATCCTCCCTCGGCAATCCACAATCATGAAGCAGGCGTAGCATTTGTTCCATTACAATGCTGACCTACAAATACCCTTTAGTCAGTTTATAGTACTGCATGCGTAAAAAAGTtaagaggggaaaaagaaaaaaagaatgatgaTTTGAAATAGATTTGGCAATAGAAATGGAAAATAGCTCAAAACAATCATTGTGAAATAATATATGCTCACGTTTTTAACATTAGCCTTCCTATTTCTGAAGCTAAAAATGGAGCTTCGCTGTTGGCTTACCCACCAACAGTGTATATTTTGGTTTATCCACCAACAGTGTACATTGAACCAATAATCTCTGACCAAAATCTGTGAAAGTTCCTTTATAGCCCAGTGGTACAGAATAGCCACAATTGGAACTTACCAACATAAATCAACTACCTTTTACAACCAAGGATTTATAGTGCTTTATGAACCATTTTATATGTTGACGTCAAGGGAAACTGAAATTCATACTCACAATGGCTATCACTTCCACAAGCATACCTTGCTATCAACTTTGACAACAGGCTTATTGCCCATATAAAGTGCACCCATCATTTGCAGTATAGGGATCTCTAGGGGAAAATTGAAGGGAGTGATAATTGCCACCTGCAAAAATGACCCTTTCAATATGGATTTGCGAATGTgaaaggtaataaatggaaaaggGCAAATAGTTATAGAAAGCATGCACACCCCCCCACTCTCCCACACACAcatacaaagagagagagagagagagtacaacTTCAAGGTTTTACAATGGAAATGCCAGTAGACGAACTTGATGCATGGTAATACTTTTGGGCCCACTGCAATTACTTTGGAAGTACATAGAAAGATAGAGGTCTTACAGGACCATATGGCCACCGGAAACCGTGACTTTGTTGTCCAAGATGATTCCCAGGTACAGCAAAAGACCTTGCTAGGAAACGGACCTGCCAGTAAAGTAGGGCAAACAGGTGAAAATCTATTACTTCATGAGACCCATATAAGAAACATTAGCTAGAAAAGATGGATAATTAGTTCATTAATTTTCTTGCATAACTACTCATAACTGAGAAGAGAAAGATGGGAAACTATAAAGTTGTGGCACCTACTTTGTGTCCACAATCTCAGACAAAAATGTGGCACCCATTTTGGTGTGTTCCAGTAACATCAATAGAACCCAAGacaaaaataggaaactatAACAAGTTTTCTCAAAGCCTATATTCAATATATGTGTTGTAACCCTTGATTGGTTGTCCAAGCAATCACTCTATTTCTATGAAGACatgaaaaatagagaattttattttcactCACTGAAGATTGTGACATGAGGAGATGGTGTTTCATGACCATTCATCAGTATCTTTGAATTCCAAATGAAAGCAATCATAACGtaaaagatgagaagaagagattGGTTAGGATTCATTGTTCAAAGAATGAATCATTGGAGTGCAACAATTCAGAGCTTCTCTCTTATCCGTCATACTAATTTTAGCTCTACAAATATCAATGCAATAATATAAACATCATCATAAAGATTTAAATATATTTCTCTACCTGATCACCACAGAAATTCTCTAAAAATTTGCGGCTTACATAAACCTCTGCCTGGGCCTGTTGATAACTCTTTGGAGAGACCCTTTGAATCAGCCTTGTAAAGAAATCCGAAACCTGAGAAAGGCTAGGTTATTGCAAACTAGGAACATGGAGATATAATATGGTAAATTGGTAATGAATTAGTCGATTAGTTCCTGCTGCCAGCTTCAGAATATGAGAACtcggagggggggggggaacattAATCTTTCCCTTCCCTGGCACATTACCTCAGGCTGAGAAAGCATATGTGCAGCCCTCGTTGTTATGTCGCCATACATAAGATATCTGAGGCACAATCATTCAATTTATATGGAAAttcttaaaatattaaaataaaattaaacaacagaaaatagaaagatacATAAGAAATATGCAGATGGCTCCATGATGATATAAACATGGAGAGCAGTTTGGATGGTTTTAAGATTTCAGACTAccgaaaaaaagggggggtgggggagctGTATATAAGAAAACCAAACCTCTCTGGTGCTTTAAAAGGATTATGAAGACCGGATTTTGGACACTTGGACAAGCTCTCCACAAAAGGCTACATAAAA
Protein-coding sequences here:
- the LOC122077551 gene encoding delta-1-pyrroline-5-carboxylate dehydrogenase 12A1, mitochondrial: MYRFGNFREMRASAPKLAFNWFISSYHLSRSVHSLSFATLEVGKISGSQPAEVQNLVQGRWTNASTWNTVVDPLNGEPFIKVSEVDETGLKPFVESLSKCPKSGLHNPFKAPERYLMYGDITTRAAHMLSQPEVSDFFTRLIQRVSPKSYQQAQAEVYVSRKFLENFCGDQVRFLARSFAVPGNHLGQQSHGFRWPYGPVAIITPFNFPLEIPILQMMGALYMGNKPVVKVDSKVSIVMEQMLRLLHDCGLPREDVDFINSDGKTMNKLLLVAEPRMTLFTGSSRVADKLAADLKGRIKLEDAGFDWKVLGPDVQEVDYVAWVCDQDAYACSGQKCSAESILFMHENWGKSSLLSKMKDLAERRKLEDLTIGPVLTFTTEAMLEHLNKLLQIPGSKKLFGGEALENHSIPNIYGAIKPTAVYIPLEEILKDKNYELITTEIFGPFQIITEYKQNELPMVLAALERMHAHLTAAVVSNDPLFLQEVIGNSVNGTTYAGLRARTTGAPQNHWFGPAGDPRGAGIGTPEAIRLVWSCHREIIYDVGPLPQHWETPSST